The genomic segment gtccagtgcagggcttgaactcaaagccccaagatcaaaacctgagctgagattgagtgtcagatgcttaaccactgagccaccaagcaccccACTATctggcattaaaaacaaacagaaaaacctgtTCGTATTAAAAAGTTAATGGGCTGGAGTGGGATTTCAAGCACCTTTAATTTGGGGCTCAACCTACGTCTAAATGCCAATATATTCTCTTTAGCAGTGGTGTATCTTGCAGGCAAGTGAAGTTTCAAATTTAGAACTGTGGCAGTACCCTCACACAGCTGTTTTTGTGCCTGTGTTGGGAGGAGTTTTGGCTTTCATTCTAGGTTATAGCTTTGTTCCTTAGACCACTATTTCTCAAACTGGGGTCTGCTCTTATATCTTCATATCTCTGAAACTCAGAAAAGATTTAACTtatattgttgcttttttttttctgtgataatCTGAAAAAGTTTTTTCAATCCATTTCCTTCGGTTCAAATTTTGGTTTCTTCAGTGAGTGTTCCTTAAACTGCAATCCTAAAACATAgttcagtttgtgaaaatgtTTCCATATGTGAAAGGGACCTACACAATATGTAAAGTTGATGAGAAACACTGCTTAGATCATACTTTATGATTCTCAAGAACTATTCTCtagtcatttttataaaaaatgaacaagatttTTAAAGAGGTCATGTGCTTTTAGGtctaataattttgaaaattaaatctcttttaaattgAAGAttgtaaaaacatttaaaatacttttttagaaAGCATGTGTGATATGTTTGAAGtagctttgaaattttttatttactttctttctttctctttatagatACAAAAATGGATCGTAAAGACAAGTTATTTGTCATTAATGAGGTAATTTTAGATAGTAATTGAAGTAAAATATTCTAGGAACTCTActtaggaataaaatattttggaatactAAAGATTGTTCATTTAAACAATAAGTTAGTTATTCAGTGACtgttttttccctaatatttttatttatttatttgacagacagagatcacaagtaggcagagaggcaggcacagagagagagagagagggaagccgtctccccgctgagcagagagcccgatgtggggctcgatcccagggaccctgggatcatgacctgagccgaaggcagaggcttaacccactgagccactcaggcgcccctattcagtgacttttaaattgttttgtaaaAGGTAACTCAGATTTTTCCTGACTCCAGTAATCTgccttataaatttttatatactcTCTATATCTTACAGTTTGAATACTGTCTGTTTCTCACTATCTGAGTCTCATAGTGATTCAGAATATGTTATTTCTTGATCATTCTtgtatttgtcttatttcacCAAACATTGAAATTTCTGGAAGACaaggattatatatttttttctcattatatataatacagtgCTAAATTTATAATGggtacttaatatatttttcaaagattttttttatttgacacagagagagagcacaggtaggcagagaagcaggcagagagagacggggaagcaggctcccttctgagtagagagccttatgcggggctttatcccaggaccctgagatcatgacttgagccgaaggcagaggcttaacccactgagccacccaggtgcccctataatggGTACTTAATAAAAACTATCAActtgtacaaaataaataaaatgttcattaaatatttttaaaaccacacattttagaaagtattttgctAGTATTAAAGGTGAAACACGTGGTAATTGCTCTTAAGACACTACAAGTTATTAATAGGTTAATTTTTGAAGGGTTGTTGAAGatactaaatttatattttaaagctaacttttaaaaatttagaagaattgTGTTTTAAGATCATTTTCTTTCGTGATTAGCAAGGcctcttttattcatttagcatGGATTTTTGAACTTCTGTTATAAATGGCCTTATTCTACTGCTGCAGAAACTGTTTAACAGAATAATGCCCCCTTTCATCCAGTGGAGCTTACATACTAATGGGGGATTCAGTCCGTGAACAAGTATAATTTCAAGTGAAGATAGGTGAAAAAAAGTTATGAGTTTCTAGCAGTTGAAGCTTGACTAGGAAACAATCAACTTAGTGTTGTTGTTTGTTCTAAGaccaataagaaacaaaaatattggaCCTAAGAGTTTTTAAAGCTGTTAGGTTTAAAGTCTCAAGTAGTTGAGGTTGATGAGTACTATATTAGGTAGTTTATGAATGTTAAAGTAGTATAAGCCTTCAAGATGTTGAAGTTTAATTCAACTTGAAATATGTTTTGAATGCTTCTGCCTTTCACCAGTCCCTTAGTGATTTCACAGAATGGAAATCACAGAAATGATAATACAGATtaggaagaaaaatcttaaatttcttgAGCTTAAAATCAAAATgctaaagagttaaaaataaaaataatcattatattGGATGTAGTTGGCTCTTGAAGGACTGTATTTTCCTAAGATTGATAAGGCTAATTTTAGTGTGCCTTACCCCTCAGGTATCTTTTTTTGCTCTTTGGGGATTGTATGTGGGAGTATGGTTGAAGATAGAGGCTCCCAGTAAGCAGAAGAGAGACCAGAGTATCTAGTTTACTTTAATATACCTAAGGGAaactttaaatgtttctttttgtgaAATTACCTAGATTTAGACCTTTGTAGCCTATTAACCTGCTTAAGTACTTTTGGAGGAATATAGGTATTAATtgcttttgttctcatttttactatctacttcatttttttcatactttgtttAGGTTTGTGAAATGAAAAACTGCAATAAATGTATCTATTTTGAAGCTAAGAAAAAACAGGATCTCTATATGTGGTAAGATAATGTGTTAAGGAAGATTTAGGTGGAACTGTTCTTGTAAATGgacttattctttttaaatctcttagGGTATAGACTCCTTTTAGTCTTTTACATAAAAAGAAGGGGCCAGGGGATGAAGCAAATTCATTTGGTTTCACAAAAGTTGAAACCTTTAAAGAAAGTTAAATGTGTGGATGTTACAAACATGGTATGGTGTCTTTTATTAAACTGAGGTAGTAAGAATTTACTACAttctaaattctaattagttgaaaaatttcatattttttaggCTTTCAAATTCACCTCATGGGCCATCTGCTAAATTCCTCGTTCAAAACAGTAAGTTGACTCagtttaagactttttttaatgacaaaattgaAAATGCTCTTTTGAGACAATTGTGCTAAAGTTATAACTACTTTTattggtgtatttttttctagTCCATACCCTAGCTGAACTAAAGATGACCGGAAACTGTTTGAAAGGTTCTCGGCCCCTTTTGTCTTTTGACCCCGTAAGTTTCTCATTAGTGTATGAGGTCTAATTTTCTTACTCTTTAGTGAATATGGTTTGTAATTCAATTTATCAAAAAGTCCacaattttaaacaaaacacTGCTGTTGTCAAATAATATGTTCACTTTATCTTTATAGGCTTTTGATGAATCACCACATTATACTTTGTTAAAAGAACTCTTAATTCAGGTAAATATCTTTTCTAGAAAGTATTTTCAGTAATATAAATGTGTGTCTCCTTTGGACTTTTTGTTAATTTAGCTATCTAAAACATACATGATATGCGCTAGAATAAgacattaacttttcttttttcttttttatttaaactagATCTTTAGTACACCACGATATCATCCCAAAAGCCAACCGTTTGTGGACCATGTATTTACTTTTACCATTCTGGATAATAGGATATGGTTTCGGAACTTTCAGGTTAgctttaattgatttttaattatactttgaAATGAAGTGGGGTATATAGCATCTGTAAAAGATGCAAATAATAAgtccttttgttttaaatagttcTTTGCCCCCACAGACTTGTAGCAGTTAACTGCTGTCTCATACTTTTCCTACTTCTCTACTTAGTTTTTTCCAATGGCTATCAGTTGGTTTTGGAGTAAGGGTTTGGTAACAAGCAACTATATATTCAGTAAGATATAAATTTATCTCTAAAAAGGTTAGAATCTGTAGGTGGAGGTTGTTAAGACTAAGAAGAACATGATCTCTGTAGAATGCATTCAATGAGAACTGTGAGATAAGTCATACAGTGACTTGTTTAGGAGGAGAGGTGATTCTGGAAAATTGAAGGAGGAGTTTGGCAGAATAAGAAGTCAGAAAGGTAGAGAggcgtgctcgcttcggcagcacatacactaaagaAAGAGAGGTGGAAGGAGCAGCTTGTGAAGTAATCTGGGCTCTTTCCTGCATGTGTTATGTTGGATACCCTGCAGTGTGACTTAAACATAGCCCCATAGCCTCTGAGGGCAGACATACCTGAACCAACAGTGTTGTGTTTGTATTTGTAGCTCAGAAATTGCCTCTTAATTCCACAATCAGAAGCCATTCAAAAGTAAATTTGGCCATATATCCTTTTATATACCCTTTAATCTAATTTGAATTAGACATATAAATACAAtttgagaggggtgcctgggtggctcagtccttaagcatctgcctttggctcaagtcactgatcccagggtcctgggatcaagccccgcatcaggctctctgcttctgggaaagccttctgcttcctctcccactccctctgtttgtattccctttctctctgtgtctctaccaaataaataaataaaatctttaaaataaataaagaaatacaatttaggAATTGACTTACATTTCGAAAGGGTTATCCATAGGGTACTTTAATGCAATTTGTTACAGTGGTAGcagttttaaaaactcatttaacCACAGTTTTTCAAGAATATGTGTGCTGTGAGAAGCAAGATAAGGACCAAGTTGAAATTACTAAATTTTGAGAGAACACCCTGGAAAAAAGTTAGTATTTTCTTGTGACAACTACCTGTAACTAgtaatatatttcagaaaatactgAGAATTTGGCACTTGCCAAGTTTCACTTCCACCTTAATTTAATTGGTTCTAACTTCTTTTAGGCATATTTGTAATAAGGTTATAGCCAGTGTAACTTTGACGAATAGTATATCCAAACTAAAATGTTTCCCTTTTATTAAAGATAATAGAAGAAGATGCTGCTCTTGTAGAAATAGGACCTCGCTTTGTCTTAAATCTCATAAAGATTTTCCAGGGAAGTTTTGGAGGACCAACTTTATATGAAAATCCTCACTACCAGTCACCAAACATGGTAAGCTAATTTTGTTGTTCAGTGGTCCCTTGACGCCCAGAACTTGCTGGCCAAAGTGATTCTGTCAAGTGATTTCTGTTAACtgtgaaactaattttttttttttttgctgcataCTGTCTTgcaaattagttttctttttaatgacaaGAGTGAAGGGAAAATAAGTCTCACAAGTGAATGTCCATATgtagtatgtttttattttgaaagcatctgatatttttgttgtctttagCATCGGCGTATTGTAAGAAGCATCACAGctgcaaaatacaaagagaaacaaCAAGTGAAGGATGcgcagaaaatgaaaaagaaagaaccaaagactATTCTTTCACATGATCCCACTGCAGATGTTTTTGTTACACCAGCCGAGGAGAAGCCAATAGAAATACAGTGGGTAAAGCCAGAGCCCAAAGTCGatttgaaagcaagaaagaaaaggatttataaaaggcaaagaaaaatgaaacagaagatgaacagtgggaatgcaaaatgaatCAGTGGATAACTAACTTTtcagtaattttatatttattttgtattcagtgtgtaaatacattttattatccAGGACTACCTTATATCTTACTAGTGTGGCAATTTAGACAAAGAGATACCAAATTAAAATTTGTGGCTTCAGTGGTGTGTATGTTTTTCTGAATGTCACCAAAACTCATcagttcatttctgtttttcttttcaaagcttGTTTGGTATTACTGAAAATTCAGCACACTTCAGGTTTAGGCTTGCTTTCTTGGATTAAAATTTTGGATTTAGCGAAGCTGAAATTCAAACAGATTTATTGGGTCATTATTACTTGTAAAACAATGAATTAGGTACTTAGTTTCGGATGATAAAGTGCAGATAGATTGGTAGAAAAAGCATCTTACTGAGAGTCCCTGAGTCCCAATGAATGAGGCCTTGGAAAAGCCAATCCTTGATCTTGATTTCTCACCTCAAGAAAGTACAgtaggatgtctgggtggctcagtcagtgaagcgtccgccttcagctcaggtcatgatcccagggtccgtcCATGGAGTCAGgcatcattgggctccctgcccagcagggagtctgcttttctctgtgcTGCCCCCTAGAGTAGGTGTgcgctctccctccctctcacaaaaataaatacaatcttaaaaaaaattttacaataaaTTTTAGGTTCTGAGAATCAAATGAGTTAATACGTGTTTGGAAGTATTTGTAGATTATAGATTTAATTGAGAAGCAGTGGGTATAAATGATAATTTAatagtaaaaggaagaaaagtggaACAGTAGTTGGAGGGCACTGGAATATTGAGTTGATATTTGAGTTGCTCCCCTAATGAAAGAACTGAGGTGAAGAGCACTGGGCTTACCCTTCTAGAGGTCAGTTAGTAGGAGGGAAAGACAAGATTCTGGGTGCTAGTGGCTGTGGACAGGTAGGTGGCCGCTGAAGAGACTGAGAgatgtgcacatgtgtatatcATGTGTTTGGTGTTCTGTGACCCACTTATTTTTATATCCTATTAATCACTTCCTCATGTCTTTATTATACATGACTAATAATTGCATCGTATTCTACTCTGCTATACTGTACTATCTGTCCCTTATGGGATATTACAGTATTTCAGGTATGGATGCTTATGGCAAACATTTCTtgacataaattattttgtaCCACCTTGTGGTTTCCTGTAAGTGGAACTCGAGTGAAAAGATGCCCCCCTAAATATTGTACTTCACCAGAGGTCATCTGTTCATCTATTTACTTGTACCCTTGTATAGTGAAATAACTTTTGTCAGTTTGgtaggttaaaaaaagaatacccttTTTTGGGTAGatactggtttttcttttgtgactAATCTTGTTTTTTGTGGTAGTTATCTTTTACTAATTTGTAAGAACTCTTCTATGGCAGGATTACTCTAGGTATCTTTCCTAGTTCCtcagttgtgttttaattttgtttatttggaatcTGTAGGCAGAACAATcaattttccattatatttcattttttcttaatttcaaagaaaGGTCTTGAATGTAAAATTAGGCCATATTATTCTGAAATAGTCTAAATTAGGCTACTTACCTTGAAGTCTATACTAATCAGGTAATTCAGAAGTTCACTTTAAGTACTTGTGCATAGCTAGTGAAGGCCAATTTCGGTAAGTGCAGGGGGAGAACAAGCTTGTTTATTTAAGCAATTGAACATAGCCTGGGATGAAAAGAAGCTGTATTCAGGATTTGTATTTAAACACCCACATCCCAAGAAGTTAATTATAGGTTATAAAATAGACTGGCTCAACAAGTTGTTTGAATGAAGACccaaacttttaagattttctgagGTGTGTGTCGTAGAGTTTTAGTGGCATTTCTTTAACAATTTTGATGATCAGTTTCTACATATTTTCCTGTCCCAAATTACTTCCCTTTCACGATCATTTATATGTGTAGCTCATTTGAatgagaattccttttttttcaacTCCTGTTCATTGAGAAGTCAACTTGTTCAATAAAGGTAATCCCTTAAACTGAAATTCATATCCAGTGtaattgtctctatatttctttaACTGTTAACAGGCAGAAACAATCTCCTCTTCTCTCAGGAGGAAAAATGCAAGTGACTCGGGTTGTAAGCAAAACCAGATGCAGTTGGAGGAAGAAAGATTCTATTGTTTGTCACTTTTTATCCTCCTACCCCTAGCCCCATTCTCAAATGGGAAAAGTTTCCATTTTCACCTTTATTCAAACTTCTCAGTCCCTATCCATTGTCAATTTACAAACTAAGATGGTGTATAGTATCTTCCTTCTTTGAAAAAGAGGCAGGTGTGTGAGTAGGAGTTGGTTGAACAGTGGTGTGTGGAGAAACTTGATGAGGTTTGGGGTTGGTTTTGATTGTGCAGTGGGCAGGGTATTAGGGAAGCAAGGAACCACCTTGTACAATAAGACGTTAGCAGTAGAGCCAACCCTTTACATGTGGTTGATAAAACCTACACCTAACAACTGACCTATGTAAACATTCCACATTACAGTGAAATATATTGGTGTATCTATTAAACCAATGTATTTTAAGGACAGTTAGGATACTATTTTGACACCTTATCAAATTGGAACAGTTGTACGGATCTCCCATGCTGTAATAACGGTGTGTCGGTTCGATCAACAAAAACTGGTTAAATACTATACCCTAACAGCATTCTTAACAATCTAGGAAATGCAGGCTTAGAAGCCAGAAAGTGTTAGTGGATGGGTCAGCACAATTTTATTCATACTGGTGGTAAAACATTtggtatgttatttttaaatatgttgatGGTCTCTCAAAATTTTCCACTTTAAGGCATCCTATTTACTGTCACTTCATTGCCTATTAGTCAGAATGAGCAGTATTAGAGATCGCGATAAGTGGCAGCTGAAGAGAATTGAAGTTAAATCCTGCATTTGGTTCACCTGAATCCTGCCATTGGTCAGTTGGGGAGGCCAGAGCAAAACACTCGACTACTTCGAGCCTAAGTCGCCTCACCCGGAAAAACGGGGGTCCACTGAGAAATCGTCTTCAGAAGACACGGTGCTTTCCGGAACCTTCTATCAGACTCCTATCAGCCCTCCGGTGGCCAGCCCAGTTAGTGCTCCTTACACAGACGGCTACTGTGCCCCTCACAATGACTCCCGCCGTAGCCCCGCCTCCCACCTGTCGGGGCCCCGCCTTCATcccgccgcggccccgccccccacccaccgAGGCCCCGCCTTCCTCCCGCGCCGCTTTTTCCGGAACCgagccctcccccagcccatgaGAAGCCGCGGCCTCCGGCACCGCCCCCTCCGCGCGCCCGCGTGCCGCAGCCCGCGCCGCCTGTCGCCGCCGCGCGCTTCCGCCACCCagcgccgctgccgccgccgccgcgctcgCTGGCTGGCCGGGTGTGGGCGCCGGACTCCCGCTGCCGAAGAGGACCAGCAGCGCCGCCGCCACCCCTTTGGCCCGGGCCcgggccccggccccgccccgggccccggccccagccccttGCCCGGCCGGGCGATGAAGTGTCACTACGAAG from the Mustela nigripes isolate SB6536 chromosome 12, MUSNIG.SB6536, whole genome shotgun sequence genome contains:
- the BRIX1 gene encoding ribosome biogenesis protein BRX1 homolog — its product is MAATKRKRRGGLAVQAKKPKRDEKAAKQPAKLLDMAEEVEEEERDRIPGPVCKGKWKNKERILIFSSRGINFRTRHLMQDLRMLMPHSKADTKMDRKDKLFVINEVCEMKNCNKCIYFEAKKKQDLYMWLSNSPHGPSAKFLVQNIHTLAELKMTGNCLKGSRPLLSFDPAFDESPHYTLLKELLIQIFSTPRYHPKSQPFVDHVFTFTILDNRIWFRNFQIIEEDAALVEIGPRFVLNLIKIFQGSFGGPTLYENPHYQSPNMHRRIVRSITAAKYKEKQQVKDAQKMKKKEPKTILSHDPTADVFVTPAEEKPIEIQWVKPEPKVDLKARKKRIYKRQRKMKQKMNSGNAK